The genomic DNA ATATATGAAGGAAACGTTAAGCTTAGAAATTAAAGGGATCCCTGTAATATCTCACCCTCCGAGATAGATTTTCTCATTGAGGATGAAGGAGCCCAGGATGGCAACTATGATCATCATCAGAGGGCTGAATGCCGATGCAAACACAGGTCCTCTCTTCTCTATCACCAGCCCTTGAACATAATAAGCAACGCTGGAGGTGACGATCCCCTGCATATTGAATGTTCTAATTACTCAGTACTGCATGCCTCGGACTTGAATGGATGAATTAAGGAAGGGGGCGAAGCTAATTACAGCGTAGGCAGCAGCGAGCAGGTTCATATCGAATCCTATGCTCCAAACAGAGGGCTCGTGCTCCATCACGAGGGTGACGGCTATAGCTTGCAGCGTCCCCACGAAGCATATCCATGTCGTGAGCGAGAGCTGGGCAGAGTACTGCTTCAGTGTCACTGCCTGCACGAGTCACACATTTGTGCCGGTTAACTAACCGCTCGATTCAACTAGTTAGATGGTGTCGTAAAGCAGTGGTCTATGAGATTAAGTGCCTGAAGGACAAACAGAGACGCCCAAGCTAAGGTGGCGAGGATGAGGAAGATGGAGCCCAGAAACCATTCCTTGCTGCTCGATTCGGCTGTCGGCTGGGAGTTTGATGCACCAGAATTACCGTGCTGGCTCCAAACCATCTCCAGAATGGGTCCTTTGTAGAGTGTCATCACCATGGCTCCGGCTACTGTGACGAGAGTTCCGACCACCTTTGCCTGGTACATCACCTTCTTTAAGTTCACCTTCTCCATCCTTATCATCACGAGCCGTCAGTACTTCATAATCAAACGAAGCGAAGATGAGAAGGATGGTTAGCTAGCTACCTGCAAAGCAATGCGATCACGAAGGTCATGGCCGGCAAGATGTTGCTCATGGCGCATGAGAAGGTAGGAGAGGTGAGCTTCAGACCAAGGTAGTAAAGATTTTGGTCTATCACAGGCCTGTAAAAATTAAGGATGAGTTTGTTTGGTGCAACAATTAACAATTCATCATGATCAGTGATGACTACCGACCCAAGCAATCCCAGTACGAAGATCTGCAAAAACACCCACTTGGTCATCGCCGGCCTCACCTTCCTGTGTCAGAAACAGAGCATTGATTAGCAATAGACATGGGCGTGAGCCGGAGAAAGACCATGGATTTTGATGGATCGTTGGGTACCGCTCGAGAATGAGAGCGAAAGGAGCGATGGAGAGTGTGGCGAAGGCGTGGCGGTAGACGACGAGGACGTAGTGGCTCATGCCGTTGGTGAGGGAGACCTTGGTGATGATGTTCATGCCGGCGTAGCCAAATTGGAGGGAGATCATGGCTACGTAGGGCTTGGCCCTGCACAGGAGCTCGGTGCAGCCCGCCATGGCCGGAAGATGATCGAGAGAAGAAGAAATTAAAGAGCTATAGAGCGGCTTCACTTCACTCCGATGAACAATGTCCCCGGCCGAGCCGGTATTTATAGTGCATCGAGTGGGGTCCGCGACGAGGCATGCGACGAAACGTCGAAGTGCGTGGGGCCCGGATTACGTGGAGTGCGTAGTGGGGAAACGAATCGGGGCGCACAAAGGCGGGAGTTGGTGCGGGCTGATGCGAGGCGCGACATGTAGTGTTCGCCACAGTGGCCGTCAATGAAACACCCACTTCCTGAAACGGGACGAAGTCAGCGCGAGCCTCTGGTAAAAGAGAAGTCGACAgccggagaagaagaaggaggaggaggaggaggaggaggaggagatcgtTGAGTTTGTAGCAATTCCAGAGCGCTCAGAAGTCAGAGATGACCGGAGAAAACTGCAATTATGCGACAGCAATTTGCATGGATACGATGCATCTTGGACTTTAATATGAATACAAACAttcattgaatttttaaaaatccaaTACTAAATTGCAAATTTGAGAATAATCTTATATTAACTCTAATATAAATCCATATTATATCGGATGATTCGAatggaaaaaataatgaaaattttaatataccgTTTATAATATACCAATATATATTAGATTAATATATACTGCATATAGAAAATTTCGGcgtattaaaaattttgatatagtATTTATTATATCGTATCAATTTTTTCGATATATCAAAATATTAAatagtttttttataaattattgagtggtgtcaaatttaaaaatcaataccAATACCAATGTTGCATTTCGAAAACCAATAATTGTTGAGGATTTCAACCCCACTAATGATATATGTGTTAGTACCTCgtgttaattttgatgtgatcaaccaaattaagttagaCTTTAGGTTATTTGATATCTTGTGTTTGAGTGTGTAGAGACTTAGAAATGCAAGAAATCGAGTAAAAGAAACGACAAAGAAGAAGATTGACATGAGAATCAAGTCGACGGGTTCAgtacatctgagggacgagaagctgcggaagaatatgttggtggagcgagaaggatgcgcgcggcgcttccgagggacgagaagtcagagcggaagcttGTTCGAGGAGAAAGCCGGAATTGGATTtggatgagctcaactctggaaggttggaccatcacccaagcgaccggagACGAACATTTCTcgaggagaaggaagatcaaCTAAGGAGTTGATCTACCTCaaggaaggcgtcttccaagtcatggaagacgccttccttGAACAATATTGAATGCAGCTTCCAGCATGTTG from Zingiber officinale cultivar Zhangliang chromosome 4A, Zo_v1.1, whole genome shotgun sequence includes the following:
- the LOC121973042 gene encoding WAT1-related protein At5g07050-like, whose translation is MAGCTELLCRAKPYVAMISLQFGYAGMNIITKVSLTNGMSHYVLVVYRHAFATLSIAPFALILERKVRPAMTKWVFLQIFVLGLLGPVIDQNLYYLGLKLTSPTFSCAMSNILPAMTFVIALLCRMEKVNLKKVMYQAKVVGTLVTVAGAMVMTLYKGPILEMVWSQHGNSGASNSQPTAESSSKEWFLGSIFLILATLAWASLFVLQAVTLKQYSAQLSLTTWICFVGTLQAIAVTLVMEHEPSVWSIGFDMNLLAAAYAGIVTSSVAYYVQGLVIEKRGPVFASAFSPLMMIIVAILGSFILNEKIYLGGVVGGVLIVLGLYSVLWGKYKENKEKREMEAMSLPLALQESRGCQRANRDIETSTGV